A section of the Chloroflexota bacterium genome encodes:
- the cas4 gene encoding CRISPR-associated protein Cas4 produces the protein MEGTATPWGDQELLDVPISAIEHFSYCPRQCALIHVEQTFEENVFTVRGRISHERVDSGETENRPGVRVLRGLPLWSKRLGLRGRADVVELRPGSPPFPVEYKVGRRRPPHADLQLCAQALCLEEMLGTEVPEGAIYSHAERRRYRVPLTEELRQRTVSLVAEVRNQLRDQMLPEAADDARCPPCSLINACLPQVAAQPNRLRGMQGALFRPLVPVIEDV, from the coding sequence GTGGAAGGAACCGCCACGCCATGGGGCGACCAGGAGTTGCTCGATGTGCCAATCTCGGCCATTGAGCACTTCTCCTATTGCCCTCGGCAATGCGCTCTAATTCACGTCGAGCAGACTTTCGAGGAAAACGTATTCACAGTCCGTGGACGCATCTCGCACGAGCGCGTAGATAGCGGCGAGACTGAGAATCGACCCGGCGTCCGCGTGCTTCGCGGACTCCCGCTCTGGTCCAAACGTCTTGGCCTGCGAGGCAGGGCGGATGTAGTCGAGTTGCGTCCGGGCTCGCCGCCCTTTCCGGTCGAATACAAGGTCGGCCGCAGGCGTCCTCCACACGCCGACTTGCAACTCTGCGCGCAGGCGCTTTGTCTTGAGGAGATGCTCGGAACAGAGGTTCCAGAAGGGGCGATCTACTCGCACGCCGAACGGCGGCGCTATAGGGTGCCTCTGACCGAAGAATTGCGGCAGCGGACGGTGTCGCTTGTTGCAGAAGTGCGAAATCAACTCCGCGATCAAATGTTACCGGAGGCCGCCGACGATGCACGGTGCCCACCGTGTTCGCTAATCAATGCCTGCCTACCCCAGGTAGCTGCGCAACCGAATCGCCTGCGTGGCATGCAAGGCGCTCTCTTCCGACCGCTGGTTCCGGTAATCGAAGATGTATGA
- the cas1c gene encoding type I-C CRISPR-associated endonuclease Cas1, whose amino-acid sequence MYELLNTLYITTQGAVLRLDHDTVRIIVENETRARLPLARLQAIVAFGRVSLTTPLIHRCANDGRGVVWLSAYGRFRARLTGRTLGNVLLRKAQHEAVSDQDRTLALAKQYVAGKVQNARTLTLRAARESAEAGDETELRAVADRLAPLLGEIGDASDLDILRGLEGIAARTYFRGFKKMVRTDRAMFAPDGRSRRPPRDRTNALLSFCYALLRAECEAALEGVGLDPQVGFLHALRPGRPALALDLMEELRPAIADRLVLRLVNRRQIRADHFEETPGGAVNLTEQGRRAMLTGYERRKNTSVPHRLLKERIPVGLIPHVQARLLARHLRGDLRHYVPYLAR is encoded by the coding sequence ATGTATGAGTTGCTCAATACCCTTTACATCACAACCCAAGGGGCTGTGCTCCGTCTCGATCACGACACCGTGCGCATCATAGTCGAGAACGAGACTCGCGCGCGCTTGCCGCTTGCACGTCTGCAGGCAATCGTAGCCTTCGGCCGAGTTTCCCTAACGACTCCGCTCATCCACCGGTGTGCGAATGACGGAAGAGGGGTCGTTTGGCTTTCCGCCTACGGCCGGTTCCGCGCGCGCCTAACCGGGCGTACGCTTGGTAATGTTCTGTTGCGTAAGGCGCAGCACGAGGCCGTTAGCGATCAAGATCGGACGCTGGCTCTTGCTAAGCAGTACGTGGCCGGAAAAGTACAAAACGCGCGAACGCTTACATTGCGAGCGGCGCGCGAAAGCGCCGAAGCCGGCGACGAAACCGAACTTCGCGCCGTCGCGGACCGATTGGCCCCACTTCTTGGTGAGATTGGCGATGCATCCGATCTGGACATACTTCGCGGACTTGAAGGAATCGCGGCTCGGACCTACTTCCGTGGTTTCAAAAAAATGGTCCGAACTGACCGGGCAATGTTTGCGCCGGATGGCCGCAGCAGGCGTCCGCCGCGGGATCGCACGAATGCGCTACTGTCTTTTTGTTACGCATTGCTTCGCGCCGAGTGCGAAGCGGCACTTGAAGGCGTAGGCCTTGATCCACAAGTTGGGTTCCTGCATGCCCTGCGCCCAGGAAGGCCCGCCCTGGCGCTCGACTTGATGGAGGAATTGCGGCCCGCAATCGCAGATCGACTCGTGCTTCGCCTGGTTAACCGCCGCCAGATCCGCGCAGACCACTTTGAGGAGACACCGGGGGGCGCGGTGAATCTCACTGAGCAGGGGCGCCGCGCGATGCTTACCGGGTACGAGAGACGAAAGAATACCTCGGTGCCGCACCGGCTGCTCAAAGAGCGAATTCCGGTTGGGCTAATACCCCATGTGCAGGCGCGGTTACTTGCCCGCCACTTGCGGGGGGATCTGCGTCACTACGTCCCATACTTGGCTCGCTGA
- the cas2 gene encoding CRISPR-associated endonuclease Cas2, producing the protein MEVLVAYDVATDDAVGRRRLRRVSQACAAYGQRVQKSVFECVLTDADMEVLVARLRSEIDETVDSVRIYRLREPLARHLRTFGAQPPHDQRDPLVF; encoded by the coding sequence ATGGAGGTTTTAGTTGCGTATGACGTGGCGACTGACGATGCAGTGGGGCGGAGAAGGTTACGTCGCGTGTCGCAAGCCTGTGCCGCTTACGGTCAACGTGTCCAGAAGTCTGTCTTCGAGTGCGTATTGACTGACGCGGACATGGAGGTCCTCGTCGCACGTCTACGATCAGAAATTGATGAAACGGTGGACAGCGTCCGCATCTACCGGCTACGCGAGCCTCTAGCCCGACACTTGCGCACGTTTGGTGCACAACCCCCGCATGACCAACGCGACCCACTAGTATTCTGA
- a CDS encoding superinfection immunity protein produces the protein MKMSKRDIGILAALVGFLALFWAAVWIGAWAPDSELIELGGSRVAGALLLTVLMVVLTAIYLIPTALAFYREHPNAVAIAVVNVILGLAFGVGWLAALVWTLVSRNVRKERITEEKRAASAALARPQGRQPITFQE, from the coding sequence ATGAAAATGAGCAAACGCGACATCGGAATCCTCGCCGCTTTGGTCGGGTTTTTGGCGTTGTTTTGGGCGGCCGTTTGGATCGGAGCCTGGGCTCCAGACTCCGAACTGATTGAGCTCGGCGGATCGCGGGTGGCCGGCGCGCTGCTGTTGACGGTCTTAATGGTGGTTTTGACCGCGATCTATCTGATCCCGACCGCTTTGGCCTTTTACCGAGAGCACCCGAATGCCGTCGCGATCGCCGTGGTGAACGTCATTTTGGGCCTGGCGTTCGGCGTCGGTTGGCTAGCGGCTTTGGTTTGGACGCTAGTCAGCCGCAACGTGCGCAAGGAGCGAATCACCGAGGAAAAACGGGCCGCTAGCGCGGCGCTGGCCAGGCCACAGGGCCGACAGCCGATCACCTTTCAGGAATGA